A portion of the Actomonas aquatica genome contains these proteins:
- a CDS encoding HsdR family type I site-specific deoxyribonuclease: MSDEIGKPEKVTQRRVIKLFTEQLGYRYLGDWTDRVDNRQIEEHLLEPWLTARGYSADQINRAIYLLKRDAELQGRSLYHTNLRVYERLRYGVPVKVEAGEVTQWVRLIDWEKPTANDFAVVEEVTLKGGHERRPDLVLYVNGIALAVIELKSSVADIGEGMRQLISNQTIAFNAWFFTTVQLVFAGNDSEGLRYGTVGTEEKYFLQWKEDEADNDGYKLDKYFAKMANKPRLLELVHNFVLFDGGTKKVPRVHQYFGIKAAQDYVRRREGGIIWHTQGSGKSIVMVLLAKWILENNPHARVAVITDRDELDKQIEGVFGDAGEEIYRTQSGRDLIKRLEKPTPRLLCSLVHKFGRRDVDDFEAFIKDLESKPTKTHGEVFVFVDECHRTQSGKLHRVMKAILPHAVFIGFTGTPLLKRDKQTTLEVFGRYIHTYKFSEAVEDKVVLDLIYEARDIDQKLGSEEKIDAWFDAKTKGLNEWQREELKKKWGTMQKVLSSASRMDRVVSDIVFDFSVKPRLSRERGTAILVASSIYEACRYFDLFRHTPLKNRCAIVTSYDPQAKDVSKEDTGADSETEKQFIYRVYQEVLEQVSPEPGKSRTETYEDRVKDRFIKEPATMKLLIVVNKLLTGFDAPACTYLYIDKKMEDHGLFQAICRTNRLDGEEKDFGYIVDYKDLFKKVENAIAVYSSDELDHTAGGADPQVLLQDRLKKGKERLEAAREKVALICEPVEPPKDELRHIHYFCGNTEIASDLEDREPQRVALYQATASLVRAYTNLADELESAGYTTNAQDLLKSEVGRAVKLRETIRKASGETLDLKAYEADMRHLIDTYIEAREPRKISEFDDIPLLELIVKTGVADAIAKKLSDLRQNQEAVAETIENNVRKKIIKEHLSDPAFYEKMSELLDEVIKARKEKALDYEKYLKRIGEIATKVQTGQDDQTPAALKRSPALRAIYNNLSDTEVDAMAPSLAAEGITDLRLWIAERIDRAVRRVKQDGFRGNQAKEMLIKEAMLPELGNSESAVIRMFEIIKQQSEY; the protein is encoded by the coding sequence ATGAGCGACGAGATCGGCAAACCCGAGAAAGTGACCCAGCGACGCGTCATCAAGCTGTTCACCGAGCAACTCGGCTACCGCTATCTTGGCGACTGGACCGACCGGGTGGACAACCGGCAGATTGAAGAACACCTGCTGGAACCGTGGCTCACCGCGCGCGGCTACTCGGCCGATCAGATAAACCGCGCGATCTATTTGCTCAAACGCGATGCCGAGCTGCAGGGTCGCAGTCTTTATCACACCAACCTGCGCGTGTATGAACGTCTGCGCTACGGTGTGCCGGTGAAGGTCGAAGCGGGCGAAGTGACCCAATGGGTGCGCCTGATCGACTGGGAGAAACCGACCGCCAATGACTTCGCCGTCGTCGAGGAGGTGACGCTGAAGGGCGGTCATGAAAGGCGTCCCGATCTGGTGCTCTACGTCAATGGCATCGCGCTGGCGGTGATCGAATTGAAGAGCAGCGTGGCCGACATCGGTGAGGGCATGCGCCAGCTCATTTCCAACCAGACTATCGCGTTCAACGCATGGTTCTTCACCACCGTGCAGTTGGTTTTCGCTGGCAACGACAGCGAAGGGCTGCGCTACGGCACCGTCGGCACCGAAGAGAAATACTTCCTGCAGTGGAAGGAGGACGAAGCCGACAACGACGGCTATAAGCTCGACAAGTATTTCGCCAAGATGGCGAACAAGCCGCGACTGCTCGAACTGGTGCACAATTTTGTTCTCTTCGACGGCGGCACCAAGAAGGTGCCGCGCGTGCATCAATACTTCGGCATCAAGGCGGCCCAGGACTACGTGCGTCGCCGAGAGGGCGGCATCATCTGGCACACGCAGGGCAGCGGAAAGAGCATCGTGATGGTGCTGCTGGCCAAGTGGATTCTGGAAAATAACCCCCACGCCCGCGTCGCGGTCATCACTGATCGCGACGAGCTCGACAAGCAGATCGAAGGCGTGTTTGGCGACGCTGGGGAGGAGATCTATCGCACCCAAAGCGGCCGCGACCTGATCAAGCGATTGGAGAAGCCCACGCCACGGTTGCTCTGCTCATTGGTGCACAAGTTCGGCCGGCGCGACGTCGATGATTTCGAGGCTTTCATCAAGGACCTCGAGAGCAAGCCGACCAAAACTCACGGTGAGGTGTTTGTCTTCGTCGATGAGTGCCACCGCACCCAGAGCGGCAAACTCCATCGAGTGATGAAGGCGATTCTGCCGCACGCCGTTTTCATCGGCTTTACCGGCACGCCGTTGCTCAAGCGCGACAAGCAAACGACCCTCGAGGTCTTCGGTCGTTACATCCACACCTACAAGTTCAGCGAGGCCGTGGAGGACAAGGTGGTGCTCGACCTCATCTACGAAGCCCGCGATATCGATCAGAAGCTCGGCTCGGAGGAAAAGATCGATGCTTGGTTCGACGCGAAGACCAAGGGACTGAACGAATGGCAGCGCGAGGAACTGAAGAAAAAGTGGGGCACCATGCAGAAGGTGCTCAGCTCGGCGTCACGCATGGATCGCGTGGTGAGCGACATCGTTTTCGATTTCAGCGTGAAGCCACGACTGAGTCGCGAGCGGGGCACCGCCATCTTGGTCGCATCCAGCATCTACGAAGCCTGCCGCTACTTTGATCTGTTTCGGCACACCCCTCTGAAGAACCGCTGCGCCATCGTCACGTCCTACGATCCTCAGGCCAAGGACGTGAGCAAGGAGGACACAGGCGCCGATTCGGAGACCGAGAAGCAATTCATCTACCGCGTCTATCAGGAGGTGTTGGAACAGGTCTCCCCCGAGCCCGGTAAGTCACGTACCGAGACCTACGAGGATCGGGTGAAAGACCGTTTCATCAAGGAACCGGCCACGATGAAGCTGCTCATCGTCGTGAACAAACTCCTGACCGGCTTCGATGCACCCGCCTGCACTTATCTCTATATTGACAAGAAGATGGAGGACCACGGCTTGTTCCAAGCCATCTGCCGCACCAATCGACTCGACGGCGAGGAGAAGGACTTCGGTTACATCGTCGATTACAAGGACCTGTTCAAAAAGGTCGAAAATGCCATCGCCGTCTACTCGTCCGACGAACTCGACCACACCGCCGGAGGTGCCGATCCCCAGGTGCTCCTTCAGGATCGATTGAAAAAGGGAAAGGAGCGACTGGAGGCCGCGCGGGAAAAGGTTGCGTTGATCTGCGAACCGGTGGAACCGCCCAAAGACGAGCTGCGTCACATCCACTACTTTTGCGGCAACACGGAAATCGCCTCCGACTTGGAGGACCGCGAGCCGCAACGTGTCGCACTTTATCAGGCGACCGCATCACTCGTTCGGGCCTACACCAACCTCGCCGATGAATTGGAGTCAGCCGGCTACACCACGAATGCCCAGGACTTGCTCAAATCAGAGGTCGGTCGTGCAGTGAAGCTCCGCGAAACCATTCGCAAGGCGAGTGGCGAGACCCTTGATCTCAAGGCCTACGAAGCCGACATGCGGCACCTCATCGACACCTACATCGAAGCAAGGGAACCCCGCAAGATCTCGGAATTCGACGATATTCCACTCCTCGAACTGATCGTGAAAACCGGCGTAGCGGACGCGATTGCCAAGAAGCTGAGCGATCTGCGTCAGAACCAAGAGGCAGTCGCTGAAACCATTGAAAACAACGTTCGCAAAAAGATCATCAAGGAGCACCTGAGCGATCCGGCATTCTACGAGAAAATGTCCGAGCTGCTCGACGAGGTCATCAAGGCACGCAAAGAGAAGGCACTGGACTACGAGAAGTATCTCAAACGCATCGGCGAGATCGCGACCAAGGTGCAAACCGGCCAGGACGATCAGACTCCCGCGGCGCTCAAGCGTAGTCCGGCACTTCGCGCGATTTACAACAACCTCAGCGACACCGAAGTCGATGCCATGGCTCCCTCGTTAGCCGCGGAGGGCATCACCGACCTGCGTTTGTGGATAGCGGAACGGATCGACCGCGCCGTCCGCCGCGTCAAGCAGGACGGATTTCGCGGCAATCAAGCCAAGGAGATGTTGATCAAAGAGGCGATGTTGCCAGAGCTCGGAAACAGCGAGAGCGCAGTGATTCGCATGTTCGAAATCATCAAACAGCAGTCGGAATACTGA
- a CDS encoding Fic family protein encodes MGRGIEKINRACREHDIPPATFDFRLSGLMVTFTANPAHLAKVDGKQGTTPQIALQVSQVLIAAPSPASREELQKAAGIVDREHFRVAYLVPLVDSDWLERTLPEKPTSPNIRHSSANRVRAFLNSLKAAES; translated from the coding sequence TTGGGCCGCGGCATCGAGAAGATCAACCGCGCCTGCCGCGAACACGACATCCCGCCCGCGACCTTCGACTTTCGCCTTTCGGGACTCATGGTGACCTTCACCGCCAACCCGGCGCACCTCGCCAAAGTAGACGGGAAACAGGGCACGACCCCGCAAATCGCGCTGCAAGTCAGCCAAGTCCTGATAGCCGCCCCATCTCCGGCCTCACGAGAAGAACTGCAAAAGGCAGCGGGCATCGTGGATCGCGAGCATTTTCGGGTCGCCTATCTGGTGCCGTTGGTCGACTCCGACTGGCTGGAGCGAACCCTGCCGGAGAAGCCGACAAGTCCAAATATACGCCACAGTTCGGCGAATCGAGTCCGGGCGTTTCTCAATTCCCTCAAAGCGGCCGAGTCATGA
- a CDS encoding DUF2188 domain-containing protein: MAKNYHVTRRTDGWAVKGAGNSRASSLHSTQSAAIAAARPLAQNAGGELRIHGTDNRIREAWSYGNDPFPPKG, translated from the coding sequence ATGGCTAAGAATTATCACGTAACCCGCCGAACCGACGGGTGGGCGGTGAAAGGGGCCGGCAACAGCCGCGCCTCTTCCCTCCACTCGACGCAGTCGGCGGCGATCGCGGCCGCGCGGCCACTGGCTCAAAACGCCGGTGGCGAACTGCGCATTCACGGAACCGATAACCGGATTCGTGAGGCGTGGAGCTACGGCAACGATCCCTTTCCGCCGAAAGGCTGA
- a CDS encoding helix-turn-helix domain-containing protein gives MLSVNMGDELKDVFPRRLQQARTMRCLSLRALEAAMHGAVSHNALAKYERGDMLPGSEVLIALADALVQPVDFFFRPFQVEVSQVRFRKKSRMSVGRQKAVRQLALDYLERYREAEELVGDVRRFEVPLQGAPIRTEADAERAAEELREVWKLGHDPLPNVFELMESKGIKVLELEDEDDAFDGLSADTEVGPVVVIAAHLNQNLPRKRMTEVHELGHVAVPVAEEIDEPTEEKLIGAFAGAFLLPADSFTEEFGRNRSRISVVELIEMKARFGASIMAIMRRALSLKLIQASAYKNFCILASQHGWRRAGGEPGDDQYKGCESDGRFRQLVRRAVVEDIISVSKGATLLGEPVGRLRRELEQVVG, from the coding sequence ATGCTTTCTGTAAACATGGGCGATGAACTGAAAGACGTGTTTCCGCGTCGGCTGCAACAAGCGCGCACCATGCGCTGCCTCTCTCTCCGGGCGTTGGAGGCTGCCATGCACGGGGCGGTCTCGCACAACGCGCTCGCGAAGTATGAGCGCGGCGACATGCTGCCGGGCAGCGAAGTATTGATCGCATTGGCCGATGCCCTGGTGCAGCCGGTCGACTTTTTCTTCCGACCGTTTCAGGTGGAAGTGAGCCAGGTTCGCTTCCGCAAGAAGTCTCGTATGAGCGTCGGGCGCCAAAAAGCCGTGCGGCAACTCGCATTGGATTACTTGGAGCGCTATCGGGAGGCCGAGGAATTGGTCGGAGATGTGCGAAGATTTGAGGTCCCATTGCAAGGTGCGCCGATCCGGACCGAAGCGGATGCCGAGCGGGCTGCGGAAGAGTTACGCGAGGTCTGGAAGCTCGGACACGATCCACTACCCAACGTTTTCGAGTTGATGGAGAGCAAGGGGATCAAGGTCCTCGAACTTGAAGATGAGGACGATGCCTTCGATGGGCTATCAGCTGATACCGAGGTCGGTCCGGTTGTTGTGATCGCGGCGCACCTTAACCAAAATCTTCCGCGCAAGCGAATGACTGAAGTGCACGAACTCGGCCACGTCGCTGTTCCCGTCGCTGAAGAAATCGATGAGCCGACCGAGGAAAAACTGATCGGTGCATTTGCCGGAGCGTTTTTGCTGCCGGCCGATTCCTTTACTGAAGAATTTGGCCGCAACCGCAGTCGAATCAGTGTAGTGGAATTGATCGAAATGAAGGCTCGGTTTGGGGCCTCCATTATGGCGATCATGCGCCGGGCGCTGTCGCTTAAACTGATCCAAGCCTCGGCCTACAAAAACTTCTGCATCCTCGCGAGTCAGCACGGTTGGCGCCGCGCGGGTGGTGAGCCTGGAGACGACCAATACAAGGGCTGCGAATCTGACGGACGTTTCCGTCAACTCGTGCGCCGAGCGGTGGTGGAGGACATCATCAGCGTTTCGAAAGGCGCGACCCTGTTGGGGGAGCCGGTGGGACGCCTGCGACGTGAACTCGAACAAGTGGTGGGCTGA
- a CDS encoding GmrSD restriction endonuclease domain-containing protein, producing the protein MKISTLLDHIDSGHMALPEFQRGYVWNRDQVRGLFDSLYRRHPVGGLLVWATEASSAQHRGDGALAPGVVKLLLDGQQRITSLYGVARGKPPAFFDGNARAFTDLRFHLEQEVFAFYQPVKMRDDPLWIDVTDLLSKGQDGHEALVEQLAEDPTIGTKAVRYSARISRLLGILEIQFHIDEITGADKTLDVVVDIFNRVNSGGTKLSKGDLALAKICADWPTARDTMQAKLREWAKDDYDFNLDWLLRSVNTVLTGEAKFQFLHDRSAAEVQAALERAIRHIDTCLNLISGRLGLDHARVLFGRFAIPVMVRYLDQRSGVLDERERDKLLFWFANAGMWGRYSGSTESMIDQDLAALEGPDGGLDRLLKQLQVWAGGLWAEPENFQSSSLGARFYPVLYLLTRMGEARDWGTGLPLKASLRGKMNRLEVHHIFPKAQLYKRNFGRSEVNALANFCFLTKDTNLDITDRLPEEYFRKVEAAHPGALKSQWIPEDPKLWKIENYLEFLKAREELLANALNERMQELLHGDDRWLDEVEDEGESKSDEDATEVLGSILDEDEEAQLGTLREWVTAQGLAPGELSYELADPESGKQRAVLDLAWPQGMQEELTEAVALLLNESSELVTVASGAGFRCFTTVESFKLYVEREILANT; encoded by the coding sequence ATGAAAATCTCTACCCTCCTCGACCATATCGATAGCGGACACATGGCACTGCCGGAATTTCAGCGCGGTTATGTGTGGAACCGGGACCAGGTGCGGGGCTTGTTTGACTCCTTGTATCGGCGGCATCCGGTGGGTGGATTGCTCGTATGGGCGACGGAGGCGAGCAGTGCTCAACACCGGGGCGATGGCGCGTTGGCTCCTGGTGTTGTCAAACTGCTGCTCGATGGCCAGCAACGCATCACCTCGCTCTACGGCGTGGCGCGGGGGAAACCGCCGGCATTCTTCGATGGGAACGCGCGGGCCTTCACCGACCTGCGCTTTCATTTGGAGCAGGAGGTGTTCGCCTTTTATCAGCCGGTGAAGATGCGCGATGATCCGCTTTGGATCGATGTCACGGACCTCCTCAGCAAAGGACAGGATGGCCACGAGGCATTGGTGGAACAACTGGCGGAAGATCCGACGATCGGCACCAAGGCGGTTCGCTATTCGGCCCGCATTTCACGCCTGCTGGGGATTCTGGAAATCCAGTTCCATATCGATGAGATCACGGGAGCGGACAAAACGTTGGATGTCGTGGTCGACATCTTCAACCGAGTGAACAGCGGGGGCACCAAACTCTCCAAGGGTGACCTTGCCCTGGCCAAGATCTGTGCCGACTGGCCCACTGCCCGCGACACCATGCAGGCCAAGCTCCGGGAGTGGGCCAAAGACGACTACGACTTCAACCTTGATTGGCTGCTGCGTTCAGTGAACACGGTGCTGACTGGCGAGGCGAAGTTTCAGTTTCTGCATGACCGCAGCGCCGCGGAGGTGCAGGCAGCGTTGGAGCGGGCGATCCGACACATCGACACGTGCCTCAATCTGATCAGCGGCCGACTGGGACTCGATCACGCCCGGGTATTGTTTGGTCGCTTCGCGATTCCGGTCATGGTGCGTTATCTCGACCAGCGGAGCGGCGTGCTCGACGAGCGGGAACGCGACAAGCTGCTGTTCTGGTTCGCCAACGCTGGCATGTGGGGCCGGTATTCCGGATCGACGGAGTCGATGATCGACCAGGACTTGGCGGCGCTCGAAGGACCCGACGGGGGCTTGGACAGGTTGCTGAAGCAACTGCAGGTGTGGGCCGGTGGGCTCTGGGCCGAGCCCGAGAACTTTCAATCCTCCAGCCTCGGAGCGCGGTTTTACCCTGTGCTGTATCTACTGACGCGGATGGGCGAAGCCCGCGACTGGGGCACCGGACTACCGCTGAAGGCGAGCTTGCGCGGCAAGATGAACCGGCTGGAGGTGCATCACATCTTCCCCAAGGCGCAGCTCTACAAGCGCAACTTCGGCCGCTCGGAGGTGAACGCGTTGGCCAACTTCTGTTTCCTGACTAAGGACACGAATCTGGATATCACAGACCGGCTGCCGGAAGAGTATTTCCGTAAAGTCGAGGCGGCCCATCCCGGAGCGCTCAAGTCGCAGTGGATTCCTGAGGACCCGAAGCTGTGGAAAATCGAAAACTACCTCGAGTTTCTGAAGGCGCGGGAGGAGCTGCTGGCCAACGCGCTCAACGAGCGCATGCAGGAGCTGCTGCATGGCGACGATCGCTGGCTCGACGAAGTAGAGGATGAAGGGGAGTCGAAATCGGACGAGGACGCGACGGAAGTGTTGGGCAGCATCCTTGATGAGGATGAGGAGGCGCAGCTCGGGACCCTCCGGGAATGGGTAACTGCGCAAGGTCTGGCGCCGGGTGAACTGTCCTATGAACTCGCGGATCCCGAATCAGGCAAACAACGAGCCGTGTTGGATCTAGCCTGGCCGCAGGGAATGCAGGAGGAGCTGACAGAAGCAGTGGCGCTGCTGTTGAACGAATCGAGTGAGCTTGTGACCGTTGCCAGTGGGGCGGGCTTCCGGTGCTTTACTACCGTGGAAAGCTTCAAGCTCTATGTTGAAAGAGAAATTTTGGCGAACACCTGA
- a CDS encoding restriction endonuclease subunit S, whose translation MRPGYKQTEVGMIPEDWDLYNLVDLIDESRGIRYGIVQPGKFDPSGRFMVRGQDYSRGWVEPSELFRVSKEVEEPFKNARVKAGDVVITIVGASTGHLEVIPDWLDGANLTQTTARLAISPTRASGGFCKFFLQSSAGQRQVTNYLKGAAQPGLNCGDIEKFQIPLPPTLCEQRAIAEALSDMDGLLSGLDRLLAKKRDLKQAAMQQLLTAQTRLPGFRGEWVTTSLGEISEIRDGTHQTPKYVPAGIPFYSVEHVTSGDFTNTKFISEAEHRFLTRSFRIEKGDILMTRIGSVGDCKIVDWDVDASFYVSLALLKVHPDFSAGFVAQYSNTNAFKQEVEINSLASAIPKKINLGPISNIKILLPPTKAEQTAIAEVLSEMDAELTALEARRTKTQALKQAMMHQLLTGQTRLV comes from the coding sequence ATGAGGCCGGGCTACAAACAAACCGAGGTAGGGATGATTCCGGAGGATTGGGATCTATACAATCTTGTTGATCTAATCGATGAATCTAGGGGGATCCGATACGGCATCGTTCAGCCCGGGAAATTTGATCCCAGTGGTCGCTTCATGGTTAGAGGGCAAGACTACTCAAGAGGATGGGTTGAGCCGTCCGAGCTTTTCCGAGTCAGCAAAGAAGTCGAAGAGCCGTTCAAGAATGCCAGGGTGAAAGCTGGCGATGTCGTCATCACTATTGTTGGCGCCAGCACTGGTCACCTAGAAGTGATACCCGATTGGCTAGATGGAGCGAATCTCACACAGACAACGGCTAGACTAGCGATAAGCCCAACGCGTGCCTCCGGTGGTTTCTGCAAATTCTTCCTCCAAAGTTCCGCTGGCCAAAGGCAGGTGACGAACTACCTCAAAGGAGCGGCGCAACCTGGCTTGAATTGCGGTGATATCGAGAAATTCCAAATTCCGCTGCCGCCAACACTTTGTGAACAACGCGCCATCGCGGAGGCGTTGAGCGACATGGATGGGCTGCTGAGCGGGCTGGACCGGCTGCTCGCCAAGAAGCGCGACCTCAAACAGGCCGCCATGCAGCAACTCCTCACCGCCCAAACCCGCCTCCCCGGCTTCAGGGGCGAGTGGGTGACGACCAGCCTTGGAGAAATATCCGAAATTAGGGACGGCACACACCAAACCCCTAAATACGTTCCAGCTGGAATTCCATTTTACAGCGTCGAGCACGTTACCAGCGGTGACTTTACGAACACCAAATTCATTTCCGAAGCAGAACACCGATTTCTCACTCGTTCATTCAGGATTGAAAAGGGAGACATCCTCATGACTCGTATCGGGTCGGTCGGAGACTGCAAAATCGTGGACTGGGATGTTGACGCAAGTTTCTACGTCAGCCTCGCGCTGCTGAAGGTGCATCCAGATTTTTCAGCTGGATTCGTGGCCCAATACTCGAACACGAACGCCTTCAAACAAGAGGTTGAAATCAACTCATTGGCGTCGGCGATCCCGAAAAAGATCAACCTCGGTCCAATTTCTAACATCAAAATACTACTCCCGCCGACCAAAGCCGAACAAACCGCCATCGCCGAGGTGCTCTCCGAGATGGACGCGGAGCTGACGGCCCTGGAGGCGCGCCGAACCAAAACCCAAGCCCTCAAGCAGGCCATGATGCACCAACTCCTCACCGGCCAAACGCGCTTAGTTTAG
- a CDS encoding type I restriction-modification system subunit M: MALKKSQLYSSLWASCDELRGGMDASQYKDYVLVLLFIKYVSDKYAGKPFAPLTIPPGASFAAMVALKGSKDIGDDINKKIIAPLVAANTQLSQSDFPDFADPTKLGDPKEMVERLTNLVAIFEDPALDFSRNRADGDDILGDAYEYLMRHFATESGKSKGQFYTPAEVSRIMAEVIGIGAAQTSPDTTVYDPTCGSGSLLLKVADAARTPVTLYGQEKDATTTGLARMNMILHGNPTAEVKQGNTLSAPRFLTGDSLKTFDYVVANPPFSDKRWSTGLDPAHDPYERFRGFGVPPDKQGDYAYLLHLIRSLKPSGQGAIILPHGVLFRGNAEAVIRQNLVRRGYLKGIIGLPANLFYGTGIPACILVIDKAGAPGRKGIFMIDASRGFLKDGNKNRLRSRDLHQIVDVFTKAADKPGYARLVPLAEIEKNEFNLNLPRYLDTQDAEDIHDIAGHLHGGIPTADLDALGAYWKVCPSLRDALFTILRPGYATLRDGVTAANLKPTIAAHAEFATFVADMDRHFAAWRDRSATALRALESGFQPKELIHRHSEALLAHYHGKALVDPYAIYQHLMDYWAETMQDDAYLIAADGWKAETSRIVEKDKKGKEKDKGWTCDLVPKPLLVARYFAREQAELDRLTADLEAITAEITELEEEHSGEDGAFADLDKINKATVTDALRERTFAKPEPIVAEPQAAYGATDSPLTTQHSSLQDEERVLRTWLNLTARATKLKKQIKDADDALDQRAYAKYPTLIDAEVKTLVVDDKWMTTLAAAVQGELDRVAQTLTTRLRTLVDRYATPLPDLETEVATLAAKVAAHLKKIEEART; this comes from the coding sequence AGAAGATCATCGCCCCGCTGGTCGCGGCCAACACCCAGCTTTCCCAGTCCGACTTCCCTGACTTCGCCGACCCGACCAAGCTCGGCGACCCGAAGGAGATGGTCGAGCGCCTCACCAACCTCGTCGCCATTTTTGAGGACCCGGCGCTCGATTTCTCCCGCAACCGCGCCGACGGCGACGACATCCTCGGCGACGCCTACGAATACCTCATGCGGCACTTCGCCACCGAGAGCGGCAAGAGCAAGGGTCAGTTCTACACTCCGGCCGAGGTGAGCCGCATCATGGCCGAGGTCATCGGCATCGGCGCCGCCCAGACGTCTCCCGACACCACCGTCTACGACCCGACCTGCGGCTCGGGTTCGCTCCTGCTTAAGGTCGCCGACGCCGCCCGCACTCCCGTCACCCTCTACGGTCAGGAAAAGGATGCGACGACCACCGGTCTGGCGCGCATGAACATGATCCTGCACGGCAACCCCACCGCCGAGGTCAAGCAGGGCAACACCCTCTCCGCGCCGCGCTTCCTCACCGGCGACAGCCTCAAGACCTTCGACTACGTCGTCGCCAACCCGCCCTTCTCCGACAAGCGCTGGAGCACCGGTCTCGACCCGGCCCACGATCCCTACGAACGCTTCCGCGGCTTCGGCGTGCCCCCCGACAAGCAGGGCGACTACGCCTACCTGCTGCACCTCATCCGCTCGCTCAAGCCCTCCGGGCAGGGTGCCATCATTCTGCCGCACGGTGTGCTCTTCCGCGGCAACGCCGAGGCCGTCATCCGCCAAAACCTCGTCCGCCGCGGCTACCTGAAGGGCATCATCGGCCTGCCCGCCAACCTCTTCTACGGCACCGGCATCCCCGCCTGCATCCTCGTCATCGACAAGGCCGGCGCGCCCGGTCGCAAGGGCATCTTCATGATCGATGCCAGCCGCGGCTTCCTGAAGGACGGCAACAAGAACCGGCTGCGCTCGCGGGACCTTCACCAGATCGTCGACGTCTTCACCAAGGCCGCCGACAAGCCCGGCTACGCCCGCCTTGTGCCGCTGGCCGAAATCGAGAAAAACGAATTCAACCTCAACCTGCCGCGCTACCTCGATACCCAGGACGCCGAGGACATTCACGACATCGCCGGTCACCTCCACGGCGGCATCCCTACCGCCGACCTCGACGCCCTCGGCGCTTATTGGAAAGTCTGCCCGTCCCTCCGCGACGCGCTCTTCACCATCCTGCGCCCCGGCTACGCCACGCTCCGCGACGGTGTCACCGCCGCCAACCTCAAGCCCACGATCGCCGCCCACGCCGAGTTCGCCACCTTCGTCGCCGACATGGACCGGCACTTCGCCGCGTGGCGCGACCGCTCCGCCACCGCGTTGCGCGCGCTGGAGTCCGGCTTCCAACCCAAGGAACTCATTCACCGCCACAGCGAAGCCCTGCTCGCCCACTACCACGGCAAGGCGCTGGTCGATCCGTATGCGATCTACCAGCACCTCATGGACTACTGGGCCGAGACGATGCAGGACGATGCCTACCTCATCGCCGCCGACGGCTGGAAAGCCGAGACCAGCCGCATCGTGGAGAAGGACAAGAAAGGGAAGGAAAAGGACAAAGGCTGGACCTGCGACCTCGTGCCCAAGCCCCTGCTCGTCGCCCGCTACTTTGCGCGGGAGCAGGCCGAGCTCGACCGCCTCACCGCCGACCTCGAAGCCATCACCGCCGAGATCACCGAACTCGAAGAAGAACACAGTGGCGAAGACGGCGCCTTCGCCGACCTCGACAAAATTAACAAAGCGACGGTCACCGACGCCCTGCGCGAACGCACCTTCGCGAAACCCGAACCCATCGTCGCCGAACCCCAAGCCGCATACGGTGCTACGGATTCACCACTCACCACTCAGCATTCTTCATTGCAGGACGAGGAACGAGTCCTGCGCACCTGGCTCAACCTCACCGCTCGCGCCACCAAGCTGAAGAAGCAGATCAAAGACGCCGACGACGCCCTCGATCAACGCGCCTACGCCAAGTATCCCACGCTCATCGATGCCGAAGTAAAAACCCTTGTGGTCGACGACAAGTGGATGACCACCCTCGCCGCCGCCGTGCAGGGCGAACTCGACCGCGTCGCCCAAACCCTCACCACCCGCCTCCGCACCCTCGTCGACCGCTACGCCACCCCGCTGCCCGACCTGGAAACCGAAGTCGCCACCCTCGCCGCCAAGGTCGCTGCCCACCTGAAGAAGATAGAGGAAGCCCGCACATGA